Proteins co-encoded in one Bremerella sp. TYQ1 genomic window:
- a CDS encoding alpha/beta fold hydrolase has translation MFLGALLNGVSQAQEVDHSAQVKYRTVEVDGLDIFYREAGPQDAPTILLLHGFPTSSHMFRNLIPKLADKYHVVAPDYPGFGNSSAPAVEAFEYTFDHLAEVVEKFTEKVGAKRYSLYVMDYGAPIGFRLAVKHPERVDALIVQNGNAYEEGIDNEFWKPIKTYWAERTPEHADALRDFLTLDATKWQFTHGVRDAEAISPDNWGHVQPLLDRPGNQEIQLALFYSYGSNPPLYPEWQKYLREHQPPTLIAWGKNDQIFPPAGAYPYKRDLKNVEFHLLDTGHFVLEEEGAQVAHLIREFLGKQGKR, from the coding sequence ATGTTTCTAGGGGCGTTGTTAAACGGCGTAAGCCAAGCTCAAGAGGTCGATCATTCGGCTCAAGTTAAATACCGTACGGTCGAAGTCGACGGTCTTGATATTTTCTATCGAGAAGCAGGCCCGCAAGACGCTCCCACGATCTTGCTGCTGCATGGCTTTCCGACGTCTTCCCACATGTTTCGCAACTTAATTCCCAAGCTCGCGGACAAGTACCATGTGGTCGCGCCCGATTACCCTGGGTTCGGCAACAGCTCGGCACCAGCGGTCGAAGCGTTTGAATACACCTTCGATCACCTGGCAGAAGTCGTCGAGAAGTTCACCGAAAAGGTTGGCGCTAAGCGTTACTCGCTTTACGTGATGGATTATGGAGCACCGATTGGATTTCGCTTGGCCGTCAAGCATCCTGAACGCGTCGACGCATTGATCGTCCAGAATGGCAATGCGTACGAAGAAGGCATCGACAACGAATTTTGGAAGCCAATCAAAACCTACTGGGCAGAGCGAACGCCAGAGCATGCGGATGCTTTGCGAGACTTCCTGACACTTGATGCCACCAAGTGGCAATTCACTCACGGTGTCCGCGATGCTGAAGCGATCAGCCCCGATAACTGGGGCCACGTGCAGCCACTGTTGGATCGGCCTGGGAACCAGGAAATTCAGTTGGCTTTGTTCTACAGCTACGGAAGCAACCCGCCGCTCTATCCAGAATGGCAGAAGTACCTTCGCGAGCATCAGCCTCCAACGCTCATCGCATGGGGCAAGAACGATCAGATCTTTCCGCCGGCTGGGGCCTATCCCTACAAGCGGGATTTGAAGAACGTCGAATTTCATCTTCTCGATACGGGCCACTTTGTATTGGAAGAAGAAGGAGCTCAGGTCGCCCATCTGATCCGCGAGTTCCTCGGCAAACAGGGGAAACGTTGA
- a CDS encoding TetR/AcrR family transcriptional regulator produces MSKTERKSSARQRLLSTAEKLFYSEGVRAVGVDRIIAEADVAKTTLYSHFPSKDDLILAALEKRETDVDEMFEKSIQRSVQKGGTRLEGFFAALKKWFQQSGFRGCSFINAAVELADRSHQASQFASAHKQRFHAKIHEIIEQDYNATAAKAIAPAISLLVEGAIVTAVLEGSAKSADTAKAAAMQMIDAVEG; encoded by the coding sequence ATGAGCAAAACCGAAAGAAAATCGAGTGCCCGACAACGGCTTTTAAGTACGGCAGAGAAGTTGTTTTATTCCGAAGGCGTGCGTGCCGTGGGTGTCGACCGGATTATTGCCGAGGCGGATGTTGCCAAGACGACGCTATACAGCCATTTTCCTTCCAAAGACGATCTGATCCTTGCTGCGTTGGAAAAACGAGAAACGGACGTCGACGAGATGTTCGAGAAGTCTATTCAGCGGTCCGTCCAAAAAGGAGGAACCCGACTGGAAGGCTTTTTTGCCGCCTTAAAAAAGTGGTTTCAGCAGTCTGGTTTCCGGGGCTGCTCCTTCATCAATGCTGCGGTTGAATTAGCGGATCGAAGTCATCAAGCTTCGCAATTTGCATCGGCTCACAAGCAGCGGTTTCATGCAAAGATTCATGAGATCATCGAGCAGGACTACAACGCCACAGCGGCCAAAGCGATTGCCCCCGCCATTTCGTTGTTAGTGGAAGGAGCGATTGTTACCGCGGTGCTCGAAGGTTCGGCCAAATCCGCCGACACTGCCAAGGCTGCCGCCATGCAAATGATTGATGCGGTAGAGGGCTAA